From Streptomyces sp. 6-11-2, one genomic window encodes:
- the polA gene encoding DNA polymerase I, translated as MAETASKKTDTTPGGARPRLMLMDGHSLAYRAFFALPAENFTTATGQPTNAIYGFASMLANTLRDEEPTHFAVAFDVSRKTWRSAEFTEYKANRSKTPDEFKGQVELIGELLDAMNASRFAVEGYEADDVIATLATQAEAEGFEVLIVTGDRDSFQLVSEHTTVLYPTKGVSELTRFTPEKVIEKYGLTPAQYPDFAALRGDPSDNLPGIPGVGEKTAAKWINQFGSFAQLVERVEEVKGKAGQNLRDHLESVKLNRRLTELERSVELPKAVTDLARTPYDRKAVAMVLDTLEIRNPSLRERLYAVDPGAEEAETTPITTDGVQLDGTVLGTGELAGWLAEHGTQVLGVATVDTWALGAGSVAEIALAAPGGAAAWFDPSQLDEADESAFAAWLADAERPKVFHNAKGAMRVFAEHGWTIEGAAMDTALAAYLVKPGRRSFDLDALSLEYLHRELAPAAAADGQLAFGADEGAEAEALMIQARAVLDLGEAFEARLPEVGAADLLRDVELPTSVLLARMERHGIAADRSHLEAMEQTFAGAVQQAVKEAHAAAGHEFNLGSPKQLQEVLFGELALPKTKKTKTGYTTDADALAWLATQTDNELPVIMLRHREQAKLRVTVEGLIKTIAADGRIHTTFNQTVAATGRLSSTDPNLQNIPVRTDEGRAIRRGFVVGEGFESLMTADYSQIELRVMAHLSEDAGLIEAFTSGEDLHTTAASQVFGVDRSAVDAEMRRKIKAMSYGLAYGLSAFGLSQQLNIEAAEARGLMDAYFERFGGVRDYLRRVVEEARATGYTETLFGRRRYLPDLNSDNRQRREMAERMALNAPIQGTAADIVKIAMLHVDRALREAGLASRMLLQVHDEIVLEIAPGERETVERIVRHEMAGAVQLRAPLDVSVGVGPDWESAAH; from the coding sequence GTGGCAGAGACAGCATCGAAGAAGACCGACACCACCCCCGGCGGCGCCCGGCCGCGGCTGATGCTCATGGACGGGCACTCGCTGGCCTACCGCGCGTTCTTCGCGCTGCCCGCGGAGAACTTCACGACCGCGACGGGCCAGCCGACGAACGCCATCTACGGCTTCGCGTCGATGCTGGCCAACACCCTGCGTGACGAGGAGCCGACGCACTTCGCGGTCGCCTTCGACGTCTCCCGCAAGACCTGGCGCTCCGCGGAGTTCACCGAGTACAAGGCGAACCGCTCCAAGACCCCGGACGAGTTCAAGGGCCAGGTCGAGCTGATCGGCGAACTGCTCGACGCGATGAACGCCTCCCGCTTCGCCGTCGAGGGGTACGAGGCGGACGACGTGATCGCCACCCTCGCCACCCAGGCCGAGGCCGAGGGCTTCGAGGTGCTGATCGTCACCGGCGACCGCGACTCCTTCCAGCTGGTCTCCGAGCACACGACGGTGCTCTACCCCACCAAGGGCGTCTCCGAGCTGACCCGGTTCACCCCGGAGAAGGTGATCGAGAAGTACGGACTGACGCCGGCCCAGTACCCGGACTTCGCGGCGCTGCGCGGCGACCCGTCGGACAACCTGCCGGGCATCCCCGGTGTCGGTGAGAAGACGGCCGCGAAGTGGATCAACCAGTTCGGTTCGTTCGCCCAGCTCGTGGAGCGGGTCGAGGAGGTCAAGGGCAAGGCCGGCCAGAACCTGCGCGACCACCTGGAGTCCGTCAAGCTCAACCGCCGGCTCACCGAGCTGGAGCGGAGCGTGGAGCTGCCCAAGGCGGTCACCGACCTCGCCCGCACGCCGTACGACCGCAAGGCCGTCGCGATGGTCCTGGACACCCTGGAGATCCGCAACCCCTCCCTGCGCGAGCGGCTCTACGCCGTGGACCCGGGCGCCGAGGAGGCCGAGACCACCCCGATCACGACGGACGGGGTGCAGCTGGACGGCACCGTGCTCGGCACCGGCGAGCTGGCCGGCTGGCTCGCCGAGCACGGCACGCAGGTGCTCGGCGTGGCCACCGTCGACACCTGGGCGCTGGGCGCGGGCTCGGTCGCCGAGATCGCGCTCGCCGCGCCCGGGGGAGCGGCCGCGTGGTTCGACCCCTCGCAGCTGGACGAGGCGGACGAGAGCGCGTTCGCGGCCTGGCTGGCCGACGCGGAACGGCCCAAGGTCTTCCACAACGCCAAGGGCGCCATGCGGGTCTTCGCCGAGCACGGCTGGACCATCGAGGGCGCCGCCATGGACACCGCGCTCGCCGCCTACCTGGTCAAGCCGGGCCGCCGCTCCTTCGACCTGGACGCGCTGTCCCTGGAGTACCTGCACCGGGAGCTGGCCCCCGCCGCCGCGGCCGACGGTCAGCTCGCCTTCGGCGCGGACGAGGGAGCCGAGGCCGAGGCCCTGATGATCCAGGCCCGGGCCGTCCTCGACCTCGGTGAGGCCTTCGAGGCGCGCCTTCCGGAGGTCGGCGCGGCCGACCTGCTGCGCGACGTGGAACTGCCGACGTCCGTGCTGCTGGCCCGCATGGAGCGGCACGGCATCGCGGCGGACCGCTCCCACCTCGAAGCGATGGAGCAGACGTTCGCGGGCGCGGTGCAGCAGGCCGTGAAGGAGGCGCACGCGGCGGCCGGGCACGAGTTCAACCTCGGCTCGCCCAAGCAGCTGCAGGAAGTCCTCTTCGGCGAACTGGCCCTGCCGAAGACGAAGAAGACGAAGACGGGCTACACCACCGACGCCGACGCCCTGGCATGGCTGGCCACCCAGACGGACAACGAACTGCCGGTCATCATGCTCCGCCACCGCGAGCAGGCGAAGCTGCGCGTCACCGTCGAGGGCCTGATCAAGACGATCGCGGCCGACGGCCGGATCCACACCACGTTCAACCAGACGGTCGCCGCGACCGGCCGCCTGTCGTCGACGGACCCGAACCTTCAGAACATCCCCGTCCGCACCGACGAGGGCCGGGCCATCCGGCGCGGCTTCGTGGTCGGCGAGGGCTTCGAGTCGCTGATGACGGCCGACTACAGCCAGATCGAACTGCGCGTGATGGCCCACCTGTCCGAGGACGCGGGCCTGATCGAGGCGTTCACGTCCGGCGAGGACCTGCACACCACGGCGGCCTCGCAGGTCTTCGGCGTCGACCGCTCGGCGGTGGACGCGGAGATGCGGCGCAAGATCAAGGCGATGTCCTACGGCCTGGCCTACGGGCTGTCGGCCTTCGGCCTCTCCCAGCAGCTGAACATCGAGGCGGCCGAGGCGCGCGGCCTGATGGACGCCTACTTCGAGCGTTTCGGCGGCGTACGGGACTATCTGCGCCGCGTGGTCGAGGAGGCGCGGGCGACCGGCTACACCGAGACCCTCTTCGGCCGCCGCCGCTATCTGCCCGACCTCAACAGCGACAACCGCCAGCGCCGCGAGATGGCCGAGCGCATGGCCCTCAACGCACCGATCCAGGGCACGGCGGCCGACATCGTCAAGATCGCAATGCTGCACGTGGACCGCGCCCTGCGCGAGGCGGGCCTCGCCTCCCGCATGCTCCTCCAGGTCCACGACGAAATCGTCCTGGAGATCGCCCCCGGCGAACGCGAGACCGTGGAGCGGATCGTCCGCCACGAGATGGCCGGCGCGGTACAGCTCAGGGCCCCCCTGGACGTCTCCGTCGGCGTGGGCCCGGACTGGGAGTCGGCGGCACACTAG
- a CDS encoding DUF4184 family protein: MPFTLSHAAAVLPAVRGDGTGRGRLVPSVLVAGSFAPDLTYYTAGVVPGAMEFGTVTHSFAGVFTLDVLVAWLLVMVWLLLREPLVALLPRARQGRSAALTRCGTPWTRPRPASVPWWYASAALGALTHVVWDAFTHHDRWGMRLFPVLGRQLAGAPVYWYLQYGSSAVAAVVIAGFLVHALRRAPAGEPVGVPELSVRDRRRAFAVIAVCAVAGAVQRTWHWWTGRGSTAALWELIPTLCFGAGAGLAVGLPLHALDVRLRRGVRAPGGGDGVPGTDGSVGSGHEASCAGAAGAGAGAGVSGGRGGGSGSASAG, encoded by the coding sequence TTGCCGTTCACTCTGAGCCATGCGGCGGCCGTACTTCCCGCGGTGCGCGGCGACGGAACGGGGCGCGGTCGGCTGGTCCCGTCGGTGCTCGTGGCCGGCTCCTTCGCGCCCGATCTGACCTATTACACGGCGGGAGTTGTGCCCGGGGCGATGGAGTTCGGCACGGTCACGCACTCCTTCGCCGGGGTCTTCACCCTCGATGTGCTCGTCGCCTGGCTGCTGGTCATGGTGTGGCTGCTGCTGCGCGAGCCGCTCGTCGCGCTGCTGCCGCGCGCCCGGCAGGGGCGGTCGGCGGCGCTGACGCGGTGCGGTACGCCCTGGACGCGACCGCGCCCGGCGTCGGTGCCGTGGTGGTACGCCTCGGCCGCGCTGGGCGCGCTGACGCACGTGGTGTGGGACGCGTTCACCCACCACGACCGGTGGGGGATGCGGCTGTTCCCCGTGCTGGGCCGACAGTTGGCCGGGGCACCCGTCTACTGGTACTTGCAGTACGGCAGCTCGGCGGTGGCGGCGGTCGTGATCGCCGGGTTCCTGGTGCACGCGCTGCGGCGGGCTCCGGCGGGTGAGCCGGTGGGGGTCCCCGAGTTGTCGGTACGGGACCGGCGGCGGGCCTTCGCCGTGATCGCGGTCTGCGCGGTCGCCGGTGCCGTGCAGCGGACCTGGCACTGGTGGACGGGCCGGGGGTCGACGGCCGCTCTCTGGGAACTGATTCCGACCCTCTGCTTCGGCGCGGGCGCGGGCCTGGCCGTGGGTCTGCCCCTGCACGCCCTGGACGTCAGGCTCCGGCGTGGTGTCCGGGCTCCGGGCGGCGGGGACGGTGTGCCGGGGACGGACGGATCGGTCGGTTCCGGCCATGAGGCGAGCTGTGCCGGTGCGGCTGGTGCTGGTGCTGGTGCTGGTGTCTCTGGCGGTCGCGGCGGTGGGAGCGGCTCGGCGTCCGCAGGTTGA
- a CDS encoding lytic transglycosylase domain-containing protein: MAAHFGSRLRKGAATTAVAAAAVAALAASQAPGVTVDDHGRQSAAGATPLPDGNTDDSATGDSPYYTDLPPLNSPSPAPVVGTPISKGPAESGIPATVLDAYKKAEAELRASKPGCNLPWQLLAAIGKVESGHARGGNVGADGTTVSPILGPVLDGNGFAHISDTDHGQYDGDSRYDRAVGPMQFIPSTWAWAGRDGNGDGKKDPNNIYDAALAAGHYLCRYGWDLSTDADLRSAILSYNNSTDYLNTVLTWLEFYRKGSHSVPDGTGPLPSHRSDHTPGADPGPTPQPPAPRASDKPGGSGKPATPGKQGGGSASPKPSQPAQPSPPSEPTPPSTPGTPTAPPTATDTVHHLQDAGTGKLTAMAGDAFAEKISTRAVTRDDKAVGKVRIRFTITGGTDAAFTGGEKVATVATDASGVAVAPALRAGEKTGDFTVQAAVVGRTLPGVDYTATVTERAADALTRTTDTALVCTPGGEFADQVEVKATYKGAVADRVAATATLVKSADDPAQNDKGPYFKDADGKPVRTLKDLQTDANGLLRLPKLYADDTTGTFLLRITTAGGATLTVELKVAAADTSAEPSPSPSASS, encoded by the coding sequence ATGGCGGCGCATTTCGGCAGCAGGCTGCGCAAGGGAGCGGCAACCACGGCCGTGGCCGCAGCGGCGGTCGCGGCTCTGGCCGCCTCGCAGGCTCCCGGCGTCACCGTCGACGACCACGGCAGACAGTCCGCGGCCGGGGCGACGCCCCTGCCCGACGGGAACACCGACGACAGCGCGACCGGCGACTCGCCGTACTACACGGACCTGCCGCCCCTCAACAGCCCCAGCCCGGCGCCCGTCGTCGGCACCCCGATCTCCAAGGGCCCGGCCGAGTCCGGCATACCCGCCACCGTGCTCGACGCCTACAAGAAGGCCGAGGCCGAACTGCGCGCGTCCAAGCCGGGCTGCAACCTGCCCTGGCAACTGCTCGCCGCCATAGGCAAGGTCGAGTCCGGACACGCCCGCGGCGGCAACGTCGGCGCCGACGGCACCACGGTGTCCCCGATCCTCGGCCCGGTCCTCGACGGCAACGGCTTCGCCCACATCAGCGACACCGACCACGGCCAGTACGACGGGGACAGCAGGTACGACCGCGCGGTCGGGCCCATGCAGTTCATCCCCTCCACCTGGGCCTGGGCGGGCCGCGACGGCAACGGCGACGGCAAGAAGGACCCCAACAACATCTACGACGCGGCCCTCGCGGCCGGTCACTACCTGTGCCGCTACGGCTGGGACCTGTCCACCGACGCCGACCTCCGGAGCGCGATCCTCAGCTACAACAACTCGACGGACTATCTGAACACCGTCCTGACGTGGCTGGAGTTCTACCGCAAGGGCAGCCACTCCGTCCCGGACGGGACCGGCCCCCTGCCGTCCCACCGCAGCGACCACACGCCCGGCGCGGACCCCGGTCCGACCCCGCAGCCGCCCGCCCCGCGGGCGAGCGACAAGCCCGGCGGTTCCGGCAAGCCCGCCACGCCCGGCAAGCAGGGCGGCGGCTCCGCGAGCCCGAAACCGTCCCAGCCGGCGCAGCCGTCCCCGCCGTCCGAGCCGACTCCGCCGTCCACCCCGGGCACGCCCACCGCGCCGCCCACCGCGACCGACACCGTGCACCACCTCCAGGACGCGGGCACGGGCAAGCTCACCGCCATGGCCGGCGACGCGTTCGCGGAGAAGATCAGCACCCGTGCCGTGACCAGGGACGACAAGGCCGTCGGCAAGGTTCGGATCCGGTTCACGATCACCGGCGGCACCGACGCCGCCTTCACCGGCGGCGAGAAGGTCGCCACCGTGGCCACCGACGCCTCCGGCGTGGCCGTCGCACCCGCGCTGCGGGCCGGCGAGAAGACGGGCGACTTCACCGTCCAGGCGGCGGTCGTCGGCCGTACGCTCCCCGGCGTCGACTACACGGCCACGGTCACCGAGCGCGCCGCCGACGCCCTCACCCGCACCACCGACACCGCACTGGTCTGCACCCCGGGCGGCGAGTTCGCCGACCAGGTCGAGGTCAAGGCCACCTACAAGGGCGCCGTCGCGGACCGGGTCGCGGCCACCGCAACCCTCGTCAAGTCGGCCGACGACCCCGCCCAGAACGACAAGGGCCCCTACTTCAAGGACGCCGACGGCAAGCCCGTACGCACCCTGAAGGACCTCCAGACGGACGCCAACGGCCTGCTGAGGCTGCCGAAGCTGTACGCGGACGACACCACCGGCACGTTCCTGCTGCGCATCACCACGGCCGGTGGCGCGACGCTGACCGTGGAGCTGAAGGTGGCGGCGGCCGACACCTCGGCCGAGCCGTCCCCCAGCCCGTCGGCATCCTCGTAG